A window from Candidatus Nitrospira neomarina encodes these proteins:
- a CDS encoding secondary thiamine-phosphate synthase enzyme YjbQ, translated as MAVITHYLNISMTGHSTIENLTKPIHRLLAESGLQGGMLTLFVQHTTASVMIIEDEPGIRADTKTFWDRTIPADPQLEHNTRNAGEDNGHSHLRGQLQGPSLTIPFVNGALTLGTWQQLVLIDFDTRPRTRNLVVQLMGE; from the coding sequence ATGGCCGTCATCACCCACTACCTCAACATTTCCATGACCGGCCATTCGACCATCGAAAACCTCACAAAGCCGATTCACCGCCTGCTCGCAGAGTCTGGCCTACAGGGGGGAATGCTGACGCTCTTTGTGCAACATACAACCGCCTCGGTCATGATCATCGAAGATGAGCCGGGAATTCGTGCCGATACCAAAACCTTTTGGGACCGCACGATACCCGCCGATCCGCAGTTAGAACATAATACGCGGAATGCCGGCGAAGATAACGGTCACTCCCATCTTCGCGGTCAGTTACAGGGACCTTCGCTGACGATTCCCTTCGTGAATGGCGCCTTAACGCTGGGCACCTGGCAACAACTCGTCCTCATCGATTTTGATACCAGACCACGAACACGAAACCTGGTTGTCCAACTCATGGGAGAATAG
- a CDS encoding 2-oxoisovalerate dehydrogenase, which translates to MSEIIFLVEDAPEGGVTARALGESIFTKADNMAELHTKVRDAVKCHFDEGKAPKIIRLHHVREEVIAV; encoded by the coding sequence ATGTCGGAAATCATATTTTTGGTAGAAGATGCACCCGAAGGAGGAGTCACAGCACGGGCCTTGGGAGAATCAATCTTCACCAAAGCGGACAATATGGCTGAACTGCACACCAAAGTTCGTGATGCGGTCAAATGCCACTTTGACGAAGGGAAAGCCCCCAAAATCATTCGCCTACACCACGTGCGAGAAGAAGTCATCGCGGTATGA
- a CDS encoding type II toxin-antitoxin system RelE/ParE family toxin: MIKSFKDKATEEFFGGKPIKQFSGFKRIAERKLTMLDSATELRDLLAPPANRLEKLKGDRAGQHSIRINDQWRICFVWKPDGPYEVEITDYH; this comes from the coding sequence ATGATTAAGAGCTTTAAGGACAAAGCCACCGAAGAGTTCTTTGGCGGAAAACCAATAAAGCAGTTTTCGGGCTTCAAAAGGATAGCTGAGCGGAAACTGACAATGTTGGATAGTGCCACCGAATTACGTGACCTGCTAGCGCCTCCCGCCAATCGCCTTGAAAAATTAAAAGGAGATCGGGCCGGGCAGCACAGCATTCGCATCAATGATCAGTGGCGGATTTGTTTTGTATGGAAGCCGGATGGACCCTACGAAGTCGAGATAACCGATTATCACTAA
- a CDS encoding type II toxin-antitoxin system HicA family toxin has protein sequence MKLPRDLSAEDLIQKLKRLGYRVTRHTGSHIRLTSAHKAVMRQPVRRKRGPWGYNLKEAGKRREWSLRIPQTSSQPFPTKDIETRS, from the coding sequence ATGAAATTACCGCGCGACCTATCTGCAGAAGATCTCATTCAAAAGCTAAAGCGTTTAGGATACCGGGTTACACGACATACCGGTAGCCACATCCGGTTAACCAGCGCACACAAAGCGGTGATGCGTCAGCCGGTTCGACGCAAGAGAGGCCCTTGGGGGTATAATCTGAAAGAGGCCGGGAAAAGACGTGAATGGTCATTGAGAATTCCTCAAACCTCCTCTCAACCATTCCCGACGAAGGATATCGAAACGCGATCGTAA
- a CDS encoding HigA family addiction module antitoxin, with product MVKNDMRPVHPGEVLQEEFLQPSNPPLNANTLAKALGVPANRITAILKGQRGITGDTALRLGTFFNTSPEFWMNLQKAYELRLAEKALSSKIKKHIQKNRESLVSI from the coding sequence ATGGTAAAAAACGACATGCGCCCGGTTCATCCGGGAGAGGTACTACAGGAAGAGTTCTTACAACCTTCTAATCCCCCACTCAATGCCAACACCCTGGCCAAGGCGCTTGGCGTACCAGCCAACAGGATTACCGCCATCCTCAAAGGACAGCGAGGTATCACCGGCGATACGGCGTTACGACTGGGGACATTTTTCAACACGTCACCTGAATTCTGGATGAACTTGCAGAAAGCCTATGAGCTGCGCCTGGCCGAAAAGGCCCTGTCCAGCAAGATCAAAAAACACATCCAGAAAAACCGGGAATCCCTCGTTTCAATCTAA
- a CDS encoding S1C family serine protease yields MLQHPPPQAIPSDLAKVHHRPHRRFGKWRKGILLVAFVTGLLPNTAIGEPFIPKQARSVPASPSYRHLVAQKPLGAEELNTIAVFEKAAQSVVYITNTAVRRDIWSLNTFEVPQGSGSGFIWNRQGHIVTNYHVIYGADSIQVVLDDQSTRDARIVGVDPDHDLAVLQISGKPETLMPLEIGTSQDLRVGQRVLAIGNPFGLDHTLTTGVVSALGRSIKSVNDRTIENAIQTDAAINPGNSGGPLLNSAGELIGVNTQIVSPSGAYAGIGFAVPVDIVKRVVPQLIQYGKVIRPGLGISLIPDSIAARWGIKGLVIAKVLPGSMADKAGLHGLEETKTGRIRLGDVITAIDGEAIRTYDDLARLLDRHNVGDRIKLGIRRSGKEQTLSLKLQAVQ; encoded by the coding sequence ATGCTGCAGCACCCTCCACCGCAGGCCATCCCTTCAGACCTGGCCAAAGTTCACCATCGACCACACCGACGGTTTGGAAAATGGCGGAAGGGTATTCTTCTCGTCGCGTTCGTCACGGGGCTTCTGCCGAATACCGCCATAGGAGAGCCATTCATCCCGAAACAGGCGCGATCGGTTCCAGCCTCACCCTCATATCGACACCTCGTCGCCCAGAAACCGCTCGGTGCGGAAGAACTCAATACCATCGCCGTCTTTGAAAAAGCCGCGCAGTCAGTAGTCTACATCACCAATACGGCGGTGCGCCGGGATATCTGGTCGCTCAATACCTTCGAAGTGCCGCAAGGGTCGGGATCCGGATTCATCTGGAACCGCCAAGGACATATCGTCACCAATTACCACGTCATCTATGGCGCGGATTCCATACAAGTGGTGCTGGACGATCAATCCACCCGTGACGCGCGCATCGTGGGCGTCGACCCTGATCATGACCTTGCCGTGCTCCAGATCTCCGGCAAGCCCGAGACACTTATGCCCTTAGAGATCGGCACCTCCCAGGACCTTCGCGTCGGGCAACGCGTGTTGGCCATCGGCAATCCCTTCGGGCTGGATCACACCCTCACCACCGGTGTCGTCAGTGCTCTGGGTCGTTCAATTAAATCGGTGAACGACCGCACGATTGAGAACGCCATCCAAACCGATGCGGCCATCAACCCCGGCAATTCCGGAGGACCGCTCCTCAACAGCGCAGGAGAACTCATTGGCGTCAACACCCAGATTGTCAGTCCCAGTGGAGCCTACGCGGGCATCGGCTTTGCGGTGCCGGTCGACATTGTCAAACGAGTCGTCCCCCAACTCATTCAATATGGAAAAGTCATCCGCCCTGGTCTGGGCATCTCGCTCATCCCGGATTCCATCGCCGCCCGCTGGGGAATCAAAGGCCTGGTTATCGCCAAAGTGCTGCCGGGAAGTATGGCCGACAAGGCGGGCCTGCATGGTTTAGAAGAAACCAAAACCGGCCGGATTCGCCTGGGTGATGTTATTACGGCTATTGATGGAGAAGCGATACGCACCTATGACGACCTCGCCCGACTCTTAGACCGGCATAATGTCGGAGATCGCATCAAACTCGGCATTCGCCGCAGCGGCAAAGAACAAACCCTCTCCCTCAAGCTCCAAGCCGTCCAATAA